From Microvirgula aerodenitrificans DSM 15089:
CCGGCTGGCGCCGGGCAAGGCGCTGAAGCGCGAAATCACGCTGTTCGATCGCAAGCTGAAGTGCGTGCGGCATGTGCCCGGCGTGATCTGGTTCGACTTCATGGAAATCTGCGCCGGCCCGCGTGCGCAGACCGACTATGTCGAGATCGCCCGTGCCTATCACACCGTGTTCGTGTCCGGCATGCCGAAGCTGAGTGCCAGCCAGGCCAGTGAAGCGCGACGCTTTACCTGGCTGGTCGACGTGTTCTACGACAGCCGGGTCAAGCTGGTGATGTCGGCCGAAGTCGAGGCGGATGCGCTGTATACCGAAGGGGTGCAGGCCAGCGAGTTCTTCCGCACCGCGAGCCGGCTGTCGGAAATGCAGACCAGCGAATATCTGGCGCTGCCGCATCAGGGCGATCCGTTCGAGCGGGTGCCGGTCGACGATCTGGCGCTGTGAAGACCCTGCTGCTGTATGTGCTGACGGCGGTCGCGGAGATTGCCGGCTGCTACCTGCCGTGGCTGTGGCTGAAACGCGGCGCACCGGTCTGGGTGCTGCTGCCGGCCGCGCTGAGCCTGGCGCTGTTCGCCTGGCTGCTCAGCCTGCACGAAGCCGCCGCCGGCCGCGTCTATGCGGCATATGGCGGCGTGTATATCGGCGTGGCGCTGTTGTGGCTGTGGGGCGTGGATGGCGTGCGGCCGACCGGCTGGGATCTGGCCGGGGCGGGCATCGCGCTGGCCGGCATGGCGATCATCGCCTTCCAGCCGCGCTAGCTGCTGCTACAGCTTGCCATTCGGTGCCAGCAGCGGGGTCAGGCCCATGGCCTTCAGCTGCGTCATTGCCTCGTCCGCCTCGGCACGGGTCGTGAACGGGCCGACGCTGACCCGGGTTTCCGACTGGGCGGCGATCCCGGACTTCTTCAGGCGCTGGACCAGTGCCGTCGCATTGTCGAGATTGCTGAACAGGCCGAGCTGGATACGGTAACCGACCGAGCTGCCGTCCGGACGTGCGGCCTCGGTCGGCGGCGCGGTACGGTACGGTACCGGCGTCGGCGCCGCGGCCGCGGCAGGAGCGGGTTTGGCCGTGGCTGCCGGTTTCTGCGCGGGCGCACTCTTTGCGACCGGCGCTTCGGTTTCCCTGGCGGCGGCCTTCGCGGGCGGTGTTGCGCTGTCTCTGGTTGCTGCTTTCGGTGCCGGTGCGGCCGGCTTCTCGGTCGCCTTGCTGGCGGCGGGGTGCGCGGCGCTGGCGGCCGGTGCTGCCGCCGGTGCGGCCTTGGGCTGGGCCGGCGTCACCGGTTCGGCCGGCGCATGGGCCGGTGCCTCGGTGGCCGGTGCCGTCGGCTCGGCTGCCGCTTCGGCTGCCGGGGCGGGCTCGGCCGGCTTCTCCGTCGCGCTGTCCGGTGCCGTTTCCACCGCCGCCGGATGTGGCGGCGTGATGATGCCTTCGCTCTTTGCTGCTGGCGCGCCGCCCGGCGGCGCGACGGGGCGGGTCACGCTGTTGTAGACCGGCCAGGCGATCAGCGCCGTTGTGACGATGCCCGCCGCGATCAGCAGCGACTTGCGGGAGACGGTGGGGGTCGGTTTCTCGGTGGGTTCGGTCATAGTCCGGTCATGCGGGTGAAGCGGGCGGCCCGCCGGCGTCGGCGGGAGTCTGGGCGGGCAGGGTACAACCGGCCCGCAGGGCAAGTGTGCCGCCGGATCATTGTCCATTGGCCGGCCCGCAGACTCCCGGGTTGGAAACAGTTGTCTGTCGTTCGTCAGCCACGGCGGTGCGAATCGCGACGCCGGAGCCGCAACACTGCTAGAATATCGGGTTCATCGAAGGCATGTGCCTTCCAATTTATACCGAATTCATGTCGAGGAGACTTTGTATGGCAATCGAACGTACCCTGTCAATTGTAAAGCCTGACGCCGTGGGCAAGAACGTGATCGGCAAGATCTACGATCGTTTCGAGTCGGCTGGCCTGAAGGTTGTCGCCGCCAAGATGAAGCATCTGTCCCGCAGCGAAGCCGAAGGCTTCTACGCCGTGCACAAGGAACGTCCGTTCTTCAACGACCTGGTCCAGTTCATGATCTCCGGCCCGGTGATGATCCAGGCGCTGGAAGGCGAAAACGCCGTGCTGAAGAACCGTGACCTGATGGGCGCCACCGACCCGAAAAAGGCCGACAAGGGCACCATCCGCGCCGACTTCGCCGACTCGATCGACGCCAACGCCGTCCACGGTTCGGACAGCGCTGAAAACGCCGCGATCGAAATCGCCTACTTCTTCGCCGCTTCGGAAGTCTACTCGCGCTGATCGCGCCTGCCGCGCCGGGACGGTGTCCCGCGCGGCTTCTCACCTCGTGTTGTGCCATGAAGACCAATCTGCTCGATTTCACCCTCCCGCAACTCACCGACCATTTCGCCGCCATGGGCGAAAAGCCTTTTCGCGCCAGACAGGTGATGCGCTGGATGCACCAGATGGGCGAAAACGATTTCGGCGCCATGACCGATCTCGCCAAGAGCCTGCGCGCCAAGCTTGAACAGTCGGCCTGCGTGACCGTGCCCAGCCTGATGGCCGAGCAGCAGTCCACCGACGGCACGCGCAAGTGGCTGCTGGATGTCGGTACCGGCAACGGGGTGGAAACCGTCTTCATTCCCGAGAACGAGCGCGGCACGCTGTGCGTGTCGAGCCAGGTCGGCTGTGCGCTGGAATGCACGTTCTGCTCGACCGGGCGCCAGGGCTTCAACCGCAATCTCACCACTGCCGAGATCATCGGCCAGCTGTGGTGGGCAAACAAATCCCTGGGGGTGACGCAGAAGAACGAACGCGTCATCTCCAATGTCGTGATGATGGGCATGGGCGAACCGCTCGCCAATTACGACAATGTGGTCGCCGCGCTGCAGATCATGCTCGACGACCATGGTTACGGGCTGTCGCGCCGCCGCGTCACCGTGTCGACGTCCGGGATGGTCCCGGTCATGGACCGTCTGCGCGAGGACTGTCCGGTCGCGCTGGCCGTCAGCCTGCACGCGCCGAACGACGCCATCCGCGACGAGATCGTGCCGATCAACCGGAAATATCCGCTGCGCGAACTGCTGGCAGCCTGTCAACGCTACCTCGAGCGCGCACCGCGCGATTTCGTCACCTTTGAATATGTGATGCTTGACGGGGTGAACGACAGACCGGAACATGCCCGGCAACTGGTGGCCCTCGTCCGCGACGTGCCATGCAAATTCAACCTGATCCCGTTCAACCCGTTCCCCAACTCGGGGTACGAGCGATCGAGCAACAATGCGGTGCGCGCGTTCCGCGACATTCTGGTGGATGCCGGCCATGTCACCACGATCCGCAAAACGCGCGGCGACGATATCGATGCCGCCTGCGGGCAACTGGCCGGACAGGTTCAGGACAAGACAAAACGCAAGATTCGCTGGCTGACGGAGAATGGCGGTTCATGACCCGTTGCCGTCGATCTTTCCGTTGGCGCGAACGCACAGGTGCGATGTGTGGGGACACCAGTGAAGAAGTCGGTAAATTTTGGAACTCAAGTGCCGTCGTCCCGACCCGGACCCGGCTCAACAGTACAACGAGCGGAATCCCCAGATGACCAGTGACATCCCCCGCGAAACGGCCGCACCGATGCAATCGGCCGGCGTCATGCTGTCCAACGAGCGGATCAAGCGCGGCATTTCCATCCAGGAAGTGGCCGACCAGATCAAGCTGTCGAAGCGACAGATCGAAGCCATCGAGGCGGACAATTACGACAAATTGCCAGGACCGACCTTCGCGCGAGGCTTTGTGCGCAACTACGCACGTTTCCTGGAGATGGATGCCGCACCGCTGCTGGCCTGGCTGGACGGCCATCTGCCGAGCACGGCAGTCGCCGCAACGCCGGTCCCCGAACAGCAGACCGCCTCAGAACCGGTTGCGCCGCGTCCGGCACGGTCGGGCGGCAATGGCGGCCGGGTCGTCAAGAGCGTACTGCTGCTGGCCCTGCTCGGCATTGCCGGTTATATCGGCTATGGCGCCCTGGTCAACTACACTGCTCCGGCTGCCCCGGTGGCGGACATGGCGCAGCCGGAAGCCGGTGCGCTGGTGACCGATGCCGAAACGCCGCCGGCCGACGAGGTGCCTGAAGCGGCGCCCGCGACGACCGAAACGCCGGCGCCGGACACGTCGACGGCACCCGCTCCGGGCACCGATACCGCCGCACCGACCACTCCGTCGGCCGACACGGCCACCGCGCCGGCACCGACTGCGGCTGCGGCAGAAACGCCGGCCGCAACCGGCGCCGTCCGCATTCTGGCCAAGACCGACAGCTGGGTGTCGGTGCTGGATGCCGATGGCAACAAGCTGCTGTACGAAAAGGTTTCCGCTGGTGCCGAGAAGACCGTGACCGGCAAGCCGCCGTACCGGGTCGTGATCGGCAATGCCCAGCAGGCCGAACTGTACTTCAACGGCAAGAAGGTCGACCTGGCCGACAAGATCCGTGGCAGCACGGCAAAACTGACTCTCGAGTAAGCCATGATCGATACCGGCAGTCCCATCCCCCGGCGCGTGTCCAGACAGGCGCGCGTAGGCCATGTACTGGTCGGCGGGGACGCGCCCGTCATCGTGCAGTCGATGACCAATACCGATACCGCCGATGCCGCCGGCACGGCGGCCCAGGTCGCCGAACTGGCCGAGGCCGGCTCCGAGATCGTCCGCATCACGGTGAATTCGCCGGAAGCGGCGGCACGGGTGGCGGAAATCCGTCAGCGCCTCGATGACATGGGCTGCAACGTGCCGCTGGTGGGGGATTTCCATTTCAATGGCGATCGCCTGCTGCGCGACTATCCCGACTGCGCCCGGGCGCTGGCCAAGTTCCGCATCAACCCGGGCAACGTCGGCCGGGGTGCCAAGGGCGACGAGAAATTCTCGTTCATGATCCGGCTGGCGGCCGAACTGGACAAACCGGTACGGATCGGCGTGAACTGGGGCAGCCTCGACCAGGCGCTCGCCAACCGGCTGATGGATGAAAACAGCCGCCGGCCGCAGCCGCTGCCGGCCGAGGCGGTCATGCGCGAGGCGCTGATCGTGTCCGCGCTGGAAAACGCCGCCAGGGCCGTGGAACTGGGGCTGGATCCGGACCAGATCATCCTGTCGTGCAAGGTCAGCCATGTGCAGGACCTGATTGCGGTTTACCGCGATCTGGGCCGCCGCTGCGACTACGCGCTGCACCTCGGGCTGACCGAGGCCGGCATGGGATCGAAGGGCATCGTCGCGTCGACCGCGGCGCTGGCCGTACTGCTGCAGGAAGGCATCGGCGATACCATCCGCGTCTCGCTGACGCCGCAACCGGGCGAGTCGCGTACCCGGGAAATCATCGTCGCCCAGGAAATCCTGCAGACGATGGGCCTGCGTTCGTTCACGCCGCTGGTGACTGCCTGCCCGGGCTGTGGTCGCACCACCAGCACGGTGTTCCAGGAGCTGGCCGACCAGATCCAGACCTATCTGCGCGAGCAGATGCCGATCTGGCGGCTGCAGTATCCCGGCGTTGAAATGATGAATGTCGCGGTCATGGGCTGCGTGGTGAACGGTCCGGGCGAAAGCAAGCTGGCGGACATCGGCATCTCGCTGCCCGGCACCGGCGAAGTCCCGGTCGCGCCGGTCTATGTGGACGGCGAAAAGACGGTGACCCTGAAGGGCGACAATATTGCCGACGCCTTCCAGGACATCGTCGACGACTATGTGAAAACCCGATACGGGGAGGGCGGCAGCAAGCGTCGTCGCACGATTGCGCTGAAACCGGTCTGATGACGCGCAAGGGCGTGGAATAATCTATGCTCTTGCCTGTCCGCCGACGGGCCGCAGCATCGGGAATACCCGTGCTGCGGCCCGCTGTATTGTTCCGTACCCCATGGCAAAACCGAATCAAGACTCTCGAACAGAACTGAAGATGGCAGAAAAAATACAGGCGATTCGCGGCATGAATGATGTGTTGCCGGGCGAATCCCAGCAGTGGGAATATTTTGAGGGCGTGCTGCGCACCCTGCTGACCGATTACGGTTATCAGAACATCCGCACCCCGATCGTCGAGAACACGCCGCTGTTCGTGCGCTCGATCGGCGAAGTGACCGACATCGTCGAGAAGGAAATGTACACCTTCACCGACAGCCTGAACGGGGACAGCCTGACGCTGCGCCCGGAAGGCACGGCCGGCACGCTGCGCGCGGTGGTCGAACACAACCTGCTGTACAACGCCACGCAGCGGCTGTGGTACATGGGCCCGATGTATCGTCACGAACGGCCGCAGAAAGGCCGTTACCGGCAGTTCCACCAGGTCGGCATCGAGGCGCTCGGCTTTGCCGGCCCCGATATCGATGCCGAAATCATCATGATGACGGCGGACCTGTGGCAGCGGCTGGGCATCAGCGACTACGTGCGGCTTGAAATCAACACGCTGGGCAATGCCGACGAGCGCGCGCGCCACCGCGAAGCGCTGATCCGCTATCTGGAACAGTTCGTCGACATCCTCGACGAGGACGGCAAGCGCCGGCTGTACACCAATCCGCTGCGCGTGCTCGACACCAAGAACCCGGCGCTGCAGGCGATGGCCGATGGCGCGCCGCGCCTGATCGACTACCTTGGCGACGCATCACGCGCGCACTACGACGGCTGGAAGGCGATGATCGCCGGCATCGGCGTCGACTTCGTGGAAAACCCGCGTCTGGTGCGCGGTCTCGATTACTACAACCAGTCGGTGTTCGAGTGGGTGACCACCGAACTCGGCGCCCAGGGCACGGTCTGCGCCGGCGGGCGCTACGACGGGCTGACCGAACAGCTGGGCGGCAAGCCGGCGCCGGGCATCGGCTTTGGCATGGGCATGGAACGCGTGCTGCTGCTGCTGGCCGACAAGGGACTGCTGCCTGCCAGCAGCGGCACCGATATCTACCTGGTCAGCCAGGGCGACGGTGCGCCGCTGTACGCGATGCAGCTGGCCAAGGCGCTGCGCGCTGCCGGCTACGCGGTCATCCAGCACATGGGTGAGGGCAGCTTCAAGTCGCAAATGAAAAAAGCCGACCAGAGTGGCGCGCGTTACGCCGTCATCGTCGGCGAAAACGAACTGGCCAACGACCAGGCCGTGCTCAAGCCGCTGCGCGATGGCGGCGAGCAGGAGACGCTCGGCCGGCACGAACTTGTGGCAAAGCTTGCCGCGCTGAAATCTTAAGGGGAACTCATGGCTTTCGACTTGCAGGAACAGGAGCAGATAGACGACATCAAGGCGTTCTGGCGCCAGTGGGGTCGCTGGATCTGCACCGGGGTGGTCGTCGCTGCGGTGGCGTATCTCGGCTACAAGGGCTGGGGCTATTACCAGCGCCATGTCGCCACCGAGGCCGCCGTGCTGTATGCACCGGTGGACGAAGCCGTCCGCAGCAATGACACCGGCAAGCTGGTGGCCAGCGCCAAGGCGCTACAGGATGCCTACCCGTCGTCCGGCTACGCCGCGCGTGCCAGCCTGCTGGCGGCCCGGGTCGCTTTCGACCACGGTGACGTCAAGACGGCCGAACAGGCGCTGGGCTGGGTGACTGCCAATGCAAAAGAAGCAGCGCTGGTGGCCGTGGCCCGCCTGCGCCTTGCCTCGCTGAAGCTCGATGCGAACCAGGCTGACGCCGCGCTGGCCGAACTGGCCAAGCCGGTCGACGTCGCCTTCGCCGCGCAGCAACTCGAACTCAAGGGCGACGCGCTGTCGGTCAAGGGCGATCGCAAGGGCGCACATGCGGCCTATCTGGAGTCCCTGGCCAAGATGTCGCCGGAAGCGCCGCGCGCAGAACTGGTCCAAGTCAAAATCGATTCACTGGGTGGCTGATAACATGAATAAACCCTTCCCGATGAAGTTGTCCGCCGTTGCGCTGCTTGCTGCGCTGGCCCTGTCCGGCTGCTCGCTGTTTTCCGGCAGCGACAATACGCCCGAGCCGACGCCGCTGAAGCCGCTGAAGCCACTGGTCGACCTGAAGGTCGGCTGGAAAAACAGCGTCGGCGATGCCGGCGGCTACGTGTTCGAACCGGCTTTCGACGGTGAGCGCGTGTACACCGCAGGCAATAACGGCCGCGTGCAGATCATCGATCCGGCCACCGGCCGCGAGATCGGCGGCTTCGATACCAAGGTCCGGCTGTCGGCCGGTGTCGGTGTGCGTGATGGCCGGGTGTTTGCCGTCAGCGAGCGCGGCGAACTGCTGGCCTTCACCACACAGGGCGAATCGCGCTGGAAGGCGACGCTGACCAGCCAGGCGCTGGAAGCGCCGCAGACCGACGGCAAGACGGTCGTGGTCCGTACCGGTGACGGCAACGTGACGGCGTTCGACTTTGCCAGCGGCCAGCAACTGTGGCTGTACCAGCGCCAGCAACCGGCGCTGTCGGTGCGTTCGACCGGTGCCATGCAACTGCTCGGCTCCGACGTCGTGCTGCTGGGCCTGCCCGGCGGCGTGCTGACGGTGCTGGGTCTGGCCGATGGCCGCGCGATGTGGGAAGCCAACGTCGCCACGCCGAAGGGCGCGACCGAACTCGACCGGATGGTCGACGTCGCCAGTCGCCCGGTGTTCGACCGTGGCCAGGTGTGCGCGGTCGCCTTCCAGGGCCGCCTGAGCTGCTTCGACGCGCGTACCGCGACGCCGATGTGGTCGCGTGAAGTGTCGTCGAGCAAGGGCATTGCCCTGGACGCCGCCAATATCTACGTGACCGCCGACGACGGTTCGGTGCAGGCGTTCGACCGTACCGACGGCCGCAGCGTCTGGCGCCAGGATGGCTTCAAATACCGCAAGGTGGAGGCACCGGCCCTGCTGGGCCGCTTCGTCGTCGTGACCGACGGCGAAGGCATTGCCCACCTGCTTTCCAATGAATCGGGCGACGAGCTCGGCCGTGCGTCGATCGGCGCATCCGGCCAGCCGGTCGCCGCGGGACCGAACCTGC
This genomic window contains:
- a CDS encoding YnfA family protein; translated protein: MKTLLLYVLTAVAEIAGCYLPWLWLKRGAPVWVLLPAALSLALFAWLLSLHEAAAGRVYAAYGGVYIGVALLWLWGVDGVRPTGWDLAGAGIALAGMAIIAFQPR
- the bamB gene encoding outer membrane protein assembly factor BamB gives rise to the protein MNKPFPMKLSAVALLAALALSGCSLFSGSDNTPEPTPLKPLKPLVDLKVGWKNSVGDAGGYVFEPAFDGERVYTAGNNGRVQIIDPATGREIGGFDTKVRLSAGVGVRDGRVFAVSERGELLAFTTQGESRWKATLTSQALEAPQTDGKTVVVRTGDGNVTAFDFASGQQLWLYQRQQPALSVRSTGAMQLLGSDVVLLGLPGGVLTVLGLADGRAMWEANVATPKGATELDRMVDVASRPVFDRGQVCAVAFQGRLSCFDARTATPMWSREVSSSKGIALDAANIYVTADDGSVQAFDRTDGRSVWRQDGFKYRKVEAPALLGRFVVVTDGEGIAHLLSNESGDELGRASIGASGQPVAAGPNLLVQGLGRIAQLGL
- the rlmN gene encoding 23S rRNA (adenine(2503)-C(2))-methyltransferase RlmN, translating into MKTNLLDFTLPQLTDHFAAMGEKPFRARQVMRWMHQMGENDFGAMTDLAKSLRAKLEQSACVTVPSLMAEQQSTDGTRKWLLDVGTGNGVETVFIPENERGTLCVSSQVGCALECTFCSTGRQGFNRNLTTAEIIGQLWWANKSLGVTQKNERVISNVVMMGMGEPLANYDNVVAALQIMLDDHGYGLSRRRVTVSTSGMVPVMDRLREDCPVALAVSLHAPNDAIRDEIVPINRKYPLRELLAACQRYLERAPRDFVTFEYVMLDGVNDRPEHARQLVALVRDVPCKFNLIPFNPFPNSGYERSSNNAVRAFRDILVDAGHVTTIRKTRGDDIDAACGQLAGQVQDKTKRKIRWLTENGGS
- the ndk gene encoding nucleoside-diphosphate kinase, with product MAIERTLSIVKPDAVGKNVIGKIYDRFESAGLKVVAAKMKHLSRSEAEGFYAVHKERPFFNDLVQFMISGPVMIQALEGENAVLKNRDLMGATDPKKADKGTIRADFADSIDANAVHGSDSAENAAIEIAYFFAASEVYSR
- the hisS gene encoding histidine--tRNA ligase, with amino-acid sequence MAEKIQAIRGMNDVLPGESQQWEYFEGVLRTLLTDYGYQNIRTPIVENTPLFVRSIGEVTDIVEKEMYTFTDSLNGDSLTLRPEGTAGTLRAVVEHNLLYNATQRLWYMGPMYRHERPQKGRYRQFHQVGIEALGFAGPDIDAEIIMMTADLWQRLGISDYVRLEINTLGNADERARHREALIRYLEQFVDILDEDGKRRLYTNPLRVLDTKNPALQAMADGAPRLIDYLGDASRAHYDGWKAMIAGIGVDFVENPRLVRGLDYYNQSVFEWVTTELGAQGTVCAGGRYDGLTEQLGGKPAPGIGFGMGMERVLLLLADKGLLPASSGTDIYLVSQGDGAPLYAMQLAKALRAAGYAVIQHMGEGSFKSQMKKADQSGARYAVIVGENELANDQAVLKPLRDGGEQETLGRHELVAKLAALKS
- the ispG gene encoding flavodoxin-dependent (E)-4-hydroxy-3-methylbut-2-enyl-diphosphate synthase — translated: MIDTGSPIPRRVSRQARVGHVLVGGDAPVIVQSMTNTDTADAAGTAAQVAELAEAGSEIVRITVNSPEAAARVAEIRQRLDDMGCNVPLVGDFHFNGDRLLRDYPDCARALAKFRINPGNVGRGAKGDEKFSFMIRLAAELDKPVRIGVNWGSLDQALANRLMDENSRRPQPLPAEAVMREALIVSALENAARAVELGLDPDQIILSCKVSHVQDLIAVYRDLGRRCDYALHLGLTEAGMGSKGIVASTAALAVLLQEGIGDTIRVSLTPQPGESRTREIIVAQEILQTMGLRSFTPLVTACPGCGRTTSTVFQELADQIQTYLREQMPIWRLQYPGVEMMNVAVMGCVVNGPGESKLADIGISLPGTGEVPVAPVYVDGEKTVTLKGDNIADAFQDIVDDYVKTRYGEGGSKRRRTIALKPV
- a CDS encoding SPOR domain-containing protein is translated as MTEPTEKPTPTVSRKSLLIAAGIVTTALIAWPVYNSVTRPVAPPGGAPAAKSEGIITPPHPAAVETAPDSATEKPAEPAPAAEAAAEPTAPATEAPAHAPAEPVTPAQPKAAPAAAPAASAAHPAASKATEKPAAPAPKAATRDSATPPAKAAARETEAPVAKSAPAQKPAATAKPAPAAAAAPTPVPYRTAPPTEAARPDGSSVGYRIQLGLFSNLDNATALVQRLKKSGIAAQSETRVSVGPFTTRAEADEAMTQLKAMGLTPLLAPNGKL
- a CDS encoding YfgM family protein — translated: MAFDLQEQEQIDDIKAFWRQWGRWICTGVVVAAVAYLGYKGWGYYQRHVATEAAVLYAPVDEAVRSNDTGKLVASAKALQDAYPSSGYAARASLLAARVAFDHGDVKTAEQALGWVTANAKEAALVAVARLRLASLKLDANQADAALAELAKPVDVAFAAQQLELKGDALSVKGDRKGAHAAYLESLAKMSPEAPRAELVQVKIDSLGG
- a CDS encoding helix-turn-helix domain-containing protein; its protein translation is MTSDIPRETAAPMQSAGVMLSNERIKRGISIQEVADQIKLSKRQIEAIEADNYDKLPGPTFARGFVRNYARFLEMDAAPLLAWLDGHLPSTAVAATPVPEQQTASEPVAPRPARSGGNGGRVVKSVLLLALLGIAGYIGYGALVNYTAPAAPVADMAQPEAGALVTDAETPPADEVPEAAPATTETPAPDTSTAPAPGTDTAAPTTPSADTATAPAPTAAAAETPAATGAVRILAKTDSWVSVLDADGNKLLYEKVSAGAEKTVTGKPPYRVVIGNAQQAELYFNGKKVDLADKIRGSTAKLTLE